Proteins encoded within one genomic window of Acomys russatus chromosome 5, mAcoRus1.1, whole genome shotgun sequence:
- the Mrpl21 gene encoding 39S ribosomal protein L21, mitochondrial, whose product MAAAVAASALPGAFGRLVSVCSRSILERSGPGAASLWSACRRFTSQSASYPQGYVPKTSLSSPPWQEVVLPNPVEETRHHAEVVRKVNELIATGQYGRLFAVVHFASHQWKVTAEDLILIENELDIKCGERIRLEKVLLVGADNFTLLGKPLLGKELVRVEATVIEKTESWPKINMKFRKRKNFKKKTITVNPQTVLRINTIEIAPRLL is encoded by the exons ATGGCAGCTGCCGTAGCGGCCTCGGCTTTGCCAGGCGCTTTCGGGCggctggtgtctgtgtgtagccGCAGCATCCTGGAACGCTCGGGACCCGGAGCTG CCTCCCTCTGGTCTGCTTGTCGAAGGTTCACTTCACAGAGTGCTTCGTATCCGCAAGG ATACGTTCCTAAGACGTCCCTGAGTTCACCACCCTGGCAAGAAGTGGTTCTACCGAACCCTGTTGAAGAGACCAGACACCACGCAG AGGTTGTGAGGAAGGTGAATGAGCTGATCGCCACGGGACAGTATGGCCGGCTCTTTGCTGTTGTGCACTTTGCCAGCCACCAGTGGAAAGTGACAGCCGAGGACCTGATTCTAATTGAAAATGAGTTGGACATCAAGTGCGGAGAGAGGATTCGGCTGGAGAAG GTCCTGCTGGTCGGGGCAGACAACTTCACACTCCTTGGCAAGCCACTCCTCGG aAAGGAGCTCGTACGAGTTGAAGCCACAGTCATTGAAAAGACAGAATCATGGCCCAAAATCAACATGAaatttaggaaaaggaaaaacttcaagaagaaaacaa